In Bradyrhizobium guangxiense, the following are encoded in one genomic region:
- a CDS encoding HlyC/CorC family transporter: MDWLGFTIVVLCLLVSAFFAASETALTGASRASMLRLSKQGNRDADVVSDLLDMRERLIGALLLGNNIANIGSSAIATAIFTAWFGDVGVLYATGVMTALVVIFAEVLPKTIAINAPDRVALAVARPMRLTMYVLGPLLRIVEVVVRLLLRLFGLAGEHQAILSPTERLRGAVDLLHHEGKFEKQDRDMLGGLLDLRELQVSDVMIHRTEMMMINADLPPEELVREVLATEYTRIPLWREKPENIIGVLHAKDLLRAIRASDGDTSRIDVSTIALPPWFVPEMRPVSDQLKAFRRRKTHFALVVDEYGEVEGLVTLEDILEEIVGDISDEHDVVVAGVRAQPDGSVVVDGSVPIRDLNRAMDWHLPDEEATTVAGLVIHEARSIPDRGQSFTFHGFRFRVLRRERNRITALRISPVPREAELEEAKPRRAGTSF, from the coding sequence ATGGACTGGCTCGGATTCACCATCGTCGTCCTCTGCCTCTTGGTCTCGGCGTTCTTCGCCGCCAGCGAGACCGCGCTGACCGGCGCCTCGCGCGCCAGCATGCTGAGGCTCTCCAAGCAGGGTAATCGCGACGCCGACGTCGTCTCCGATCTGCTCGACATGCGCGAGCGCCTGATCGGCGCGCTGCTGCTCGGCAACAACATCGCCAATATCGGCTCCTCGGCGATCGCGACCGCCATCTTCACGGCCTGGTTCGGCGATGTCGGCGTGCTCTATGCGACCGGCGTGATGACCGCGCTGGTCGTGATCTTCGCGGAAGTGCTGCCCAAGACCATCGCCATCAACGCGCCCGATCGCGTCGCGCTCGCGGTGGCCCGCCCGATGCGGCTCACCATGTACGTGCTCGGGCCGCTGCTGCGCATCGTCGAAGTCGTCGTGCGCCTCTTGCTGCGCCTGTTCGGCCTCGCCGGCGAGCACCAGGCGATCCTGTCACCGACCGAGCGTCTGCGCGGCGCGGTCGACCTGCTGCATCACGAGGGCAAGTTCGAGAAGCAGGACCGCGACATGCTCGGCGGTCTCCTGGACTTGCGCGAGCTCCAGGTCTCCGACGTCATGATCCATCGCACCGAGATGATGATGATCAACGCCGACCTGCCGCCGGAAGAGCTGGTGCGCGAGGTGCTGGCGACCGAGTACACCCGCATTCCGCTGTGGCGCGAGAAGCCGGAGAACATCATCGGCGTGCTCCACGCCAAGGATCTCTTGCGCGCGATCCGTGCCTCGGATGGCGACACCTCGCGCATCGACGTCTCCACCATCGCGCTGCCGCCCTGGTTCGTGCCGGAGATGCGGCCCGTGTCCGATCAGCTGAAGGCATTCCGCCGCCGCAAGACCCATTTCGCGCTGGTCGTCGACGAGTACGGCGAAGTTGAAGGTCTCGTGACGCTGGAAGACATTCTGGAAGAGATCGTCGGCGATATCTCCGACGAGCACGACGTCGTGGTCGCGGGTGTGCGCGCCCAGCCGGACGGCTCGGTCGTGGTCGACGGCTCGGTGCCGATCCGCGACCTCAACCGCGCCATGGACTGGCATCTGCCTGATGAAGAGGCAACCACGGTCGCCGGCCTCGTCATTCACGAGGCGCGCTCCATCCCCGACCGTGGCCAGAGTTTCACCTTCCACGGCTTCCGCTTCCGCGTCCTCCGCCGCGAGCGCAACCGCATCACCGCGCTCCGTATTTCGCCGGTGCCGCGCGAGGCGGAGCTGGAAGAGGCCAAGCCGAGGCGGGCGGGGACGTCGTTCTAG
- a CDS encoding BolA family protein: MVMHETISNKLQEAFTPESLQVVDESHLHEGHAGHRPGGETHFRVYIVSDAFKGKSRVERHRMINSALTAELAGSVHALAIQAKAPGEGGS, encoded by the coding sequence ATGGTTATGCACGAGACTATCAGCAACAAGTTGCAGGAAGCTTTCACGCCGGAAAGCCTGCAAGTCGTCGACGAGTCACATTTGCATGAGGGCCATGCCGGCCATCGGCCCGGCGGCGAGACGCACTTCCGCGTTTATATTGTATCTGATGCCTTCAAAGGGAAGAGCCGGGTCGAGCGCCATCGCATGATAAATTCAGCGCTGACCGCGGAACTTGCCGGCAGCGTGCACGCGCTGGCGATCCAGGCCAAGGCGCCGGGGGAAGGCGGGAGCTAG
- a CDS encoding J domain-containing protein: protein MPIDSSKFFDSIRVKPRGKQPEVKPRDTAVNCEWAGCANKGAHRAPKGRENQREYWHFCLDHVREYNQNYNFFSGMNAEAVARYQKDALTGHRPTWKMGANGGKKGAEEIDMASDPFSMFSEINGRASWRKGPEAEPKAETRKVMNAERKALQVMGLGPSATLADVKTKYKALVKQHHPDANGGDRSTEDRLIEIIKAYNYLKTVVREA from the coding sequence ATGCCGATCGATTCATCAAAATTCTTCGACTCCATCCGCGTCAAGCCGCGGGGCAAGCAGCCGGAAGTGAAACCGCGCGACACCGCGGTCAATTGCGAGTGGGCGGGCTGCGCCAACAAGGGCGCGCACCGCGCGCCGAAGGGCCGTGAGAACCAGCGCGAGTACTGGCACTTCTGCCTCGACCACGTGCGCGAGTACAACCAGAACTACAATTTCTTCTCCGGCATGAATGCCGAAGCCGTTGCGCGCTACCAGAAGGATGCGCTGACCGGCCATCGCCCGACCTGGAAGATGGGCGCCAATGGCGGCAAGAAGGGTGCGGAAGAGATCGACATGGCGTCCGATCCTTTCAGCATGTTCAGCGAGATCAACGGCCGCGCCAGCTGGCGCAAGGGTCCCGAAGCGGAGCCCAAGGCCGAGACGCGCAAGGTGATGAACGCCGAGCGCAAGGCGCTCCAGGTCATGGGCCTCGGCCCCAGCGCCACGCTCGCCGACGTCAAGACCAAGTACAAGGCGCTGGTGAAGCAGCACCACCCCGATGCCAACGGCGGCGACCGCTCCACCGAGGATCGCCTGATCGAGATCATCAAGGCGTATAATTATCTGAAGACGGTGGTGCGCGAGGCCTGA
- a CDS encoding citrate/2-methylcitrate synthase encodes MKNSEGLYLSAREAAAELAISPATLYAYVSRGLIRSEPTPDSRKNRYRAEDVRALKERRVPSPEPRGLRSFDADLPVMDTEISTITEEGAIYRGVNCVDLAENDTLEHTATLLWDVADVDPFAPDNQPELSEEMRVIAEAARRAAPIDRAIAVLALAASVDPRAFTRAPDGRAMVGGRIVRLLVATMLNAEPSPAPLHQQIATAWAADNKHAPDLIRRALVLLADHELNASTFTARCAASTGLNLYDAVIAGLAALKGPKHGGAGVLASQLVKTLIDRDVAPVVRERVALGERFAGFGHGVYKRGDPRAQSLLNALSRAGAPRKFTREVPERIAEATGEFVNIDYALAVLVHALRLPAGSELALFAMARSVGWIAHASEQLQFGKLIRPRARYVGPAPGRRVGGAG; translated from the coding sequence ATGAAAAATTCCGAGGGGCTCTACCTCTCCGCCCGGGAGGCCGCCGCGGAGCTCGCGATCTCGCCGGCCACGCTCTACGCCTATGTCAGCCGCGGCCTGATCCGCTCCGAGCCGACCCCGGACTCCAGGAAGAACCGCTACCGGGCCGAGGATGTCCGGGCGCTGAAGGAGCGCCGTGTGCCATCGCCAGAGCCACGGGGATTGCGCTCCTTCGACGCCGATCTGCCGGTCATGGACACGGAGATCTCGACCATCACCGAGGAAGGCGCGATCTATCGCGGCGTCAATTGCGTCGATCTCGCCGAGAACGACACGCTGGAGCACACCGCGACGCTGCTCTGGGATGTCGCCGATGTCGACCCGTTCGCTCCGGATAATCAGCCTGAGCTCTCCGAAGAAATGCGCGTGATTGCGGAGGCCGCACGCCGGGCGGCCCCGATCGACCGCGCCATCGCCGTGCTCGCACTGGCCGCGAGCGTCGATCCCCGCGCCTTCACCCGCGCGCCCGATGGCCGCGCCATGGTCGGCGGCCGCATCGTCCGCCTGCTGGTTGCGACCATGCTCAATGCCGAACCCTCGCCCGCACCGTTGCATCAGCAGATCGCAACCGCCTGGGCGGCGGACAACAAGCACGCGCCCGATCTGATCCGCCGCGCGCTGGTGCTGCTCGCCGATCACGAGCTCAACGCCTCGACCTTCACCGCGCGCTGCGCCGCTTCCACCGGCCTCAACCTCTATGATGCCGTCATCGCCGGCCTCGCGGCGCTGAAAGGCCCGAAGCATGGCGGCGCCGGCGTCCTGGCTTCGCAACTCGTCAAGACGCTGATCGATCGCGACGTCGCGCCTGTTGTGCGCGAGCGCGTCGCGCTCGGCGAGCGCTTTGCCGGCTTCGGCCACGGCGTCTACAAGCGCGGCGATCCCCGCGCGCAGTCGCTGCTCAACGCGCTCTCGCGCGCCGGCGCACCGCGCAAATTCACCCGCGAGGTGCCTGAGCGGATCGCGGAAGCCACCGGCGAGTTCGTCAACATCGACTATGCGCTCGCCGTGCTCGTGCACGCGCTGCGCCTGCCCGCAGGCAGCGAGCTCGCCTTGTTCGCGATGGCCCGCAGCGTTGGCTGGATCGCCCATGCCAGCGAGCAATTGCAGTTCGGCAAGCTGATCAGGCCGCGGGCAAGATATGTGGGACCCGCGCCGGGGCGAAGGGTGGGGGGCGCTGGTTAG
- a CDS encoding DedA family protein: MTSFLDPLIAFVSAHPWLAYLTLFLAALLEAVPVVGSVIPGSTIILALSALIPGGELALPWVLLAAASGAVLGDGSAYWTGHRRQREILNTWPLTNYPRVVAESESFFHRFGTWAVFFARFVPPIRAFVPVTAGALGMTPAKFYAVNIPAILVWAPAHVLPGVLAVSALHEYAGLHHHAHVGKHIWMLTVVGVAIVGGLGVWYYRRRQNGIVATAKPRG; this comes from the coding sequence GTGACATCCTTTCTCGATCCCCTCATCGCCTTCGTTTCCGCCCATCCGTGGCTGGCCTATCTGACCCTGTTTCTGGCTGCGCTGCTCGAAGCCGTTCCGGTGGTGGGATCGGTGATCCCCGGCTCGACCATCATCCTGGCACTGAGCGCGCTGATTCCGGGCGGCGAGCTGGCGCTGCCATGGGTGCTGCTGGCGGCAGCAAGCGGCGCCGTGCTCGGTGACGGCTCGGCCTATTGGACGGGGCACCGGCGCCAGCGCGAGATCCTTAACACCTGGCCGCTGACCAATTATCCGCGCGTGGTCGCCGAGAGCGAGAGCTTCTTCCACCGCTTCGGCACCTGGGCCGTGTTCTTCGCCCGCTTCGTGCCGCCGATCCGCGCCTTCGTCCCGGTCACGGCCGGCGCGCTCGGCATGACGCCCGCGAAGTTCTACGCGGTGAACATCCCGGCGATCCTGGTCTGGGCCCCCGCCCATGTGCTGCCGGGCGTGCTGGCGGTGTCGGCGCTGCACGAATATGCCGGGCTGCACCACCATGCGCATGTCGGCAAGCACATCTGGATGCTGACCGTGGTGGGCGTGGCGATCGTGGGGGGCCTTGGTGTCTGGTACTACCGTCGCCGCCAGAACGGCATCGTCGCAACGGCAAAGCCGCGGGGTTAG
- the cobS gene encoding cobaltochelatase subunit CobS, whose amino-acid sequence MSKVEEVSGLPDMKVSVRQVFGIDSDLEVPAYSEVDPHVPEVDSDYRFDRATTLAILAGFAKNRRVMVTGYHGTGKSTHIEQVAARLNWPCVRVTLDSHISRIDLVGKDSIVVRDGKQVTEFRDGILPWALQHNVALVFDEYDAGRPDVMFVIQRVLEVSGRLTLLDQNKVIKPHPAFRLFATANTVGLGDTSGLYHGTQQINQGQMDRWSIVTTLNYLSHDEEVEIVLAKAKHYRTQEGRDIVNKMVRLADLTRNAFANGDLSTVMSPRTVITWAENSDIFGDIGFAFRVTFLNKCDELERPLVAEFYQRCFNAELPESAVNVALS is encoded by the coding sequence ATGTCCAAAGTTGAGGAAGTTTCCGGTTTGCCCGACATGAAGGTGTCGGTGCGCCAGGTGTTCGGGATCGACAGCGATCTCGAAGTCCCGGCCTATTCCGAAGTCGATCCTCACGTGCCCGAAGTCGATTCCGATTACCGCTTCGACCGCGCCACCACGCTCGCCATTCTCGCGGGCTTTGCCAAGAACCGCCGCGTGATGGTGACCGGCTATCACGGCACCGGCAAATCCACCCATATCGAGCAGGTCGCCGCCCGCCTGAACTGGCCCTGCGTGCGCGTCACCCTCGACAGCCACATCAGCCGTATCGACCTCGTCGGCAAGGACTCCATCGTGGTCCGTGACGGCAAGCAGGTCACCGAATTCCGCGACGGCATCCTGCCCTGGGCGCTCCAGCACAACGTCGCGCTGGTGTTCGACGAATACGACGCCGGCCGCCCGGACGTGATGTTCGTGATTCAGCGCGTGCTCGAAGTCTCCGGCCGCTTGACGCTGCTCGACCAGAACAAGGTGATCAAGCCGCACCCGGCGTTCCGCCTTTTCGCGACCGCGAATACGGTCGGCCTCGGCGACACCTCGGGCCTCTATCACGGCACCCAGCAGATCAACCAGGGCCAGATGGACCGCTGGTCGATCGTCACCACGCTGAACTATCTCAGCCATGACGAGGAAGTGGAGATCGTGCTGGCCAAGGCCAAGCACTATCGCACCCAGGAAGGTCGCGACATCGTCAACAAGATGGTGCGCCTTGCCGATCTCACCCGCAACGCCTTCGCAAATGGCGATCTGTCGACGGTGATGAGCCCGCGCACGGTGATCACCTGGGCGGAAAACTCGGACATCTTCGGAGATATCGGCTTCGCCTTCCGCGTCACCTTCCTCAACAAATGCGACGAGCTCGAGCGCCCCCTGGTCGCCGAGTTCTATCAGCGCTGCTTCAACGCCGAGCTGCCGGAATCGGCGGTGAACGTGGCGCTCAGCTGA
- the cobT gene encoding cobaltochelatase subunit CobT yields MTTSNSKFRSNKEAPTEPFKRSVASCLKAIAKSPELDVSFAAERPGLAPGKARLPEPARKMTKRDAAIVRGHADSIALKIACHDAKLHRKLMPGNPQARGVFEAVEQARVEAIGARRMAGVAKNLTAMLDDHFHRGKFDEITDRADAPLADALAMLVRERLTGLAPPTAAKKMVDLWRPILEDKIGKRLDRLDSLVEDQTRFGDAVHDLLSALELGDERNADSEDNDDNDENQDGDNDQSGAEGSPDSDAAQEMSADQAQATSEEMSESAMESAQASTSDTFDDGELGDDETPGEATRPNQHGKNEPRGPEYHAFAPKFDEIIAAEDLCDHDELERLRAYLDKQLAHLQGIVARLANRLQRRLMAQQNRAWEFDLEEGILDPARLSRVVTDPYHPLSFMHEKEATFRDTVVTLLLDNSGSMRGRPITVAATCADILARTLERCGVKVEILGFTTRAWKGGQSREAWLAAGKPANPGRLNDLRHIIYKSADAPWRRARKNLGLMMREGLLKENIDGEALDWAHKRLLGRPEQRKILMMISDGAPVDDSTLSVNPGNYLERHLRHIIEEIETRSPVELIAIGIGHDVTRYYRRAVTIVDAEELGGAITEKLAELFSETNTAPTQAPARPRRKLHS; encoded by the coding sequence ATGACCACCTCCAACTCCAAATTCCGCAGCAACAAGGAAGCGCCGACCGAGCCGTTCAAGCGCTCGGTGGCGTCCTGCCTGAAGGCGATCGCCAAGTCGCCGGAGCTCGACGTCTCCTTCGCGGCCGAGCGGCCCGGTCTTGCGCCGGGCAAGGCGCGGCTGCCCGAGCCCGCGCGAAAGATGACCAAGCGCGATGCCGCGATCGTGCGCGGCCACGCCGATTCCATCGCGCTCAAGATCGCCTGTCATGACGCCAAGCTGCATCGCAAGCTGATGCCGGGCAATCCGCAGGCACGCGGCGTGTTCGAGGCGGTGGAGCAGGCACGGGTCGAGGCGATCGGCGCGCGCCGCATGGCGGGCGTCGCCAAGAACCTCACCGCGATGCTCGACGACCACTTCCACCGCGGCAAGTTCGACGAGATCACCGACCGCGCCGACGCGCCGCTGGCGGATGCTTTGGCGATGCTGGTGCGCGAGCGCCTGACCGGCCTCGCGCCTCCCACGGCCGCCAAGAAGATGGTCGACCTCTGGCGGCCGATTCTCGAGGACAAGATCGGCAAGCGGCTCGACCGGCTCGACAGCCTGGTCGAGGACCAGACCCGGTTCGGCGATGCCGTGCATGACCTGCTCTCGGCGCTCGAGCTCGGCGACGAGCGCAACGCCGACAGCGAGGACAACGACGACAACGACGAGAACCAGGACGGCGACAACGACCAGTCAGGCGCCGAAGGCTCGCCCGATTCCGATGCCGCGCAGGAAATGAGCGCCGACCAGGCGCAGGCGACATCCGAGGAGATGAGCGAGAGCGCGATGGAAAGCGCGCAGGCCTCGACCTCCGACACCTTCGACGACGGCGAGCTCGGCGACGACGAGACGCCGGGCGAGGCGACGCGCCCGAACCAGCACGGCAAGAACGAGCCGCGCGGGCCGGAATATCACGCCTTCGCGCCCAAGTTCGACGAGATCATCGCCGCCGAGGACCTCTGCGACCATGACGAGCTGGAGCGCCTGCGCGCCTATCTCGACAAGCAGCTGGCGCATCTTCAAGGAATCGTCGCCCGCCTCGCCAACCGGCTGCAGCGCCGGCTGATGGCGCAGCAGAACCGCGCCTGGGAGTTCGACCTCGAAGAGGGCATCCTCGACCCCGCGCGGCTGTCGCGCGTCGTCACCGATCCCTATCACCCGCTGTCCTTCATGCACGAGAAGGAGGCGACGTTCCGCGACACCGTGGTGACGCTGCTGCTCGACAATTCCGGCTCGATGCGCGGACGCCCGATCACGGTCGCCGCCACCTGCGCCGACATCCTCGCGCGCACGTTGGAGCGTTGCGGCGTCAAGGTCGAAATTCTCGGCTTCACCACGCGCGCCTGGAAGGGCGGGCAATCGCGCGAGGCCTGGCTTGCGGCCGGCAAGCCGGCCAATCCCGGCCGCCTCAACGATCTCCGCCACATCATCTACAAATCGGCGGATGCTCCGTGGCGTCGTGCGCGAAAAAATCTCGGCCTGATGATGCGCGAGGGTCTGCTGAAGGAGAACATCGACGGCGAGGCGCTGGACTGGGCGCACAAGCGCCTGCTCGGCCGGCCCGAGCAGCGCAAGATCCTGATGATGATCTCGGACGGCGCGCCGGTCGACGATTCCACGCTGTCGGTTAATCCCGGCAATTATCTCGAGCGGCATCTGCGTCACATCATCGAGGAGATCGAGACCCGCTCGCCGGTCGAGCTGATCGCGATCGGCATCGGCCATGACGTAACGCGCTACTATCGCCGCGCGGTGACGATCGTGGATGCCGAGGAGCTTGGCGGCGCCATCACCGAGAAGCTCGCCGAGCTGTTCAGCGAGACCAACACCGCACCCACGCAAGCGCCCGCTCGCCCGCGACGCAAATTGCATTCGTGA
- a CDS encoding esterase-like activity of phytase family protein — MSTLSSRRSFLTHAAAGFSTLALSRHALAQGAAEPPSRALAIENAVTEPVRVEVNARAIPSFEPRDRTRTRFGSLEYRSGLVLTSRYRGFGGLSGIRLDAKGEGFLAVSDQGGWFTGRIRYAGGKMAGLDDVEAAPLLGAEGRPITDKRLWWDSESIARDGNVVYVGLERVNQILRYDFSKGGTHARGEVIPVPPGVRRLPSNKGLEALVVVPKEKDKGKEQSKGQGQPLAGTLIAFSERGLDADGNLTAFLIGGPTPGQFSVRRTEKYDISDAVLLPSGEILILERKFSWFTGVNIRIRSLQLKSIAPGALVDGPALFVADLGQEIDNMEGIDAHVTPEGETVLTLISDDNFSMLQRTLLLQFTLAE, encoded by the coding sequence GTGAGCACGCTTTCATCCCGCCGCAGCTTCCTTACGCACGCGGCGGCGGGATTCTCCACCCTCGCCCTCTCTCGCCACGCGCTGGCGCAAGGCGCGGCCGAGCCGCCATCGCGCGCGCTTGCGATCGAGAACGCCGTCACCGAGCCCGTCAGGGTCGAGGTCAATGCGCGCGCCATTCCCAGTTTCGAGCCGCGCGACCGCACGCGCACGCGCTTCGGTTCGCTGGAGTATCGCAGCGGCCTGGTGCTGACCTCGCGCTATCGCGGCTTCGGCGGCTTGTCCGGCATCCGGCTCGATGCCAAGGGCGAGGGGTTTCTCGCGGTCTCCGACCAGGGCGGCTGGTTCACCGGCCGCATCCGCTATGCCGGCGGCAAGATGGCCGGCCTCGACGACGTCGAGGCCGCGCCGCTGCTCGGTGCCGAGGGGCGGCCGATCACGGACAAGCGCCTGTGGTGGGATTCGGAATCGATCGCGCGCGACGGCAATGTCGTCTATGTCGGGCTCGAGCGCGTCAACCAGATCCTGCGCTACGATTTCTCCAAAGGCGGCACGCACGCGCGCGGCGAGGTGATCCCGGTGCCGCCGGGCGTGCGCAGGCTGCCCTCCAACAAGGGGTTGGAGGCACTCGTCGTCGTGCCCAAAGAAAAGGACAAGGGCAAGGAACAATCCAAAGGCCAGGGCCAGCCGCTCGCGGGCACCCTGATCGCCTTCTCCGAGCGCGGGCTGGATGCCGACGGCAACCTCACAGCCTTCCTGATCGGCGGCCCGACGCCGGGCCAGTTCAGCGTGCGCCGCACCGAGAAATACGACATCAGCGACGCCGTGCTGCTGCCCTCCGGCGAGATACTGATCCTGGAGCGCAAATTCTCCTGGTTCACCGGCGTCAACATCCGCATCCGCTCGCTACAGCTGAAGTCGATCGCGCCGGGCGCGCTGGTCGACGGCCCTGCGCTGTTCGTCGCCGATCTCGGCCAGGAGATCGACAACATGGAAGGCATCGATGCCCACGTCACGCCCGAGGGCGAGACCGTGCTGACCCTGATCTCCGACGACAATTTTTCGATGCTCCAGCGCACGCTGCTGCTGCAATTCACGCTGGCGGAGTAG
- a CDS encoding NADH:flavin oxidoreductase/NADH oxidase, producing MSVLFSPIKLRGLTLKNRIVVSPMCQYSADDGVANDWHFTHINNLSLSGAAMFCIEATHVEAIGRITPGCLGLYSDAGEAALKQILASVRKHSSTAIAMQLAHAGRKASSARPWDGGQLIPVSEGGWQTVAPSALPHKEGEAAPLALDAAGLKRIREAFVDAAKRADRLGIDAIELHGAHGYLLHQFLSPVSNKRTDEYGGSLENRMRFPLEIYDAVRAVFPHDKPVGMRVSSTDWVEGGWDLGQTIAFAKALKARGVDWIDASSGGVSPLQKIPLGPGYQVQFADAIRRETGLPTIAVGLITEPKQAEEIVASGKADMVALARGMLYDPRWPWHAAAELGGEVEAPPQYWRSQPSTQKALFGKTTFGAR from the coding sequence ATGAGCGTCCTGTTTTCCCCGATCAAGCTGCGCGGCCTGACCTTGAAGAACCGCATCGTGGTGTCGCCGATGTGCCAATATTCGGCCGACGACGGCGTCGCCAATGACTGGCACTTCACCCACATCAACAATCTCAGCCTGTCGGGCGCGGCGATGTTCTGCATCGAGGCGACCCATGTCGAGGCGATCGGCCGCATCACGCCGGGCTGCCTCGGGCTCTACAGCGACGCTGGCGAGGCCGCGCTCAAGCAGATCCTCGCCTCGGTGCGCAAGCATTCCTCCACGGCGATCGCGATGCAGCTCGCCCATGCCGGCCGCAAGGCCTCGAGCGCGCGGCCCTGGGACGGCGGCCAGCTGATTCCGGTCAGCGAAGGCGGCTGGCAGACGGTGGCGCCGTCGGCGCTGCCGCACAAGGAGGGCGAGGCCGCGCCGCTCGCGCTCGATGCCGCCGGCCTGAAGCGCATCCGCGAGGCTTTCGTCGACGCCGCAAAGCGCGCCGATCGGCTCGGCATCGATGCCATCGAGCTGCACGGCGCCCACGGCTATCTCCTGCATCAATTCCTCTCGCCGGTCTCCAACAAGCGCACCGACGAATATGGCGGCTCGCTCGAGAATCGCATGCGCTTCCCGCTCGAGATCTATGATGCGGTACGCGCCGTCTTCCCGCACGACAAGCCGGTCGGCATGCGGGTGTCCTCGACCGACTGGGTCGAAGGCGGCTGGGACTTGGGCCAGACGATTGCATTCGCGAAAGCGCTGAAGGCGCGCGGCGTCGACTGGATCGATGCCTCCTCCGGCGGCGTCTCGCCGCTGCAAAAAATCCCGCTCGGCCCCGGCTATCAGGTGCAGTTCGCCGACGCCATCCGCCGCGAGACCGGTCTGCCCACCATCGCCGTCGGCCTGATCACGGAGCCGAAGCAGGCCGAGGAGATCGTCGCCTCCGGCAAGGCCGACATGGTCGCGCTGGCCCGCGGCATGCTCTACGACCCGCGCTGGCCCTGGCACGCCGCCGCCGAGCTCGGCGGCGAGGTCGAAGCCCCGCCGCAATATTGGCGCTCGCAGCCCTCGACGCAGAAGGCGCTGTTCGGCAAGACCACGTTCGGAGCGCGGTGA
- a CDS encoding PilZ domain-containing protein, with protein MAVRTRRETCAAGGDVPHYPRRFARVKPSGLVSRQAKIITGPRAPVINCTLIDYSPGGACVDLGGQVSIPDRFELLHVNTKKRCRIAWKRGSRIGVVF; from the coding sequence ATGGCGGTCCGAACACGCCGCGAAACCTGCGCAGCTGGAGGAGACGTGCCACACTATCCGCGCCGATTTGCCCGCGTGAAGCCTTCGGGCCTGGTGTCGCGCCAGGCCAAGATCATCACCGGCCCGCGCGCGCCGGTCATCAACTGCACGCTGATCGACTATTCGCCCGGCGGGGCCTGCGTCGATCTCGGCGGGCAGGTGAGCATTCCCGATCGCTTCGAGCTGCTGCACGTCAACACCAAGAAGCGCTGCCGCATCGCCTGGAAACGCGGCTCGCGGATCGGCGTGGTGTTTTAG